The following coding sequences are from one Paramormyrops kingsleyae isolate MSU_618 chromosome 21, PKINGS_0.4, whole genome shotgun sequence window:
- the LOC111836605 gene encoding lysophosphatidic acid receptor 6-like isoform X1 produces MGINEMMSNISNNCSGPDSEGMKLFLGIAYIPVAVVGLLVNGSAVFVFLCKKAAWNDTHVYTLSLASANCALVLFLPFRIYDAFRPMKLSAFCTFLVSTHYINMYASIFTRTAISIHRCVLLKFPIQRRTRDSQKTIAFAVCILIWVTVVTICATFIEENLPAHMKMCYKRSDEPLSGTFILLLEILGFLLPLFIITLCSMQTIFVLMKNETAKIKMVFVRIITANLIVFVICYSPIHVGLFLRFNAGKFVNCKQYNLISSYYQICEWIATTNCCWDFVAFYCLLKTLYRID; encoded by the coding sequence AAGGCATGAAGCTGTTTTTGGGGATTGCATACATCCCTGTTGCTGTCGTGGGGCTACTGGTGAACGGCTCAGCCGTCTTCGTGTTCCTCTGCAAGAAGGCGGCCTGGAACGACACCCACGTATATACGCTAAGCCTGGCGTCGGCCAACTGCGCCCTGGTGCTGTTCCTGCCCTTCAGGATCTACGACGCGTTCCGGCCGATGAAACTGTCCGCCTTCTGCACCTTCCTGGTCTCCACTCACTACATAAACATGTACGCCAGCATCTTCACGAGGACCGCCATCAGCATCCACCGCTGCGTGCTCCTCAAGTTCCCTATCCAGAGGAGGACCAGGGACTCCCAAAAGACCATCGCCTTCGCCGTCTGCATCCTCATCTGGGTGACAGTCGTCACCATTTGTGCCACATTCATTGAGGAAAACCTTCCTGCGCACATGAAGATGTGCTATAAGAGGAGTGACGAGCCACTATCGGGGACATTCATATTACTACTGGAGATTTTAGGGTTTCTTTTACCACTTTTTATAATAACACTTTGCTCAATGCAGACAATATTCGTGCTGATGAAGAACGAGACGGCCAAAATAAAAATGGTATTCGTTAGAATTATCACTGCGAATTTAATTGTGTTTGTCATTTGCTATTCCCCTATTCATGTTGGATTATTTCTCAGGTTTAATGCTGGTAAATTCGTGAACTGTAAACAATATAATCTGATTAGCAGTTATTACCAGATCTGTGAATGGATCGCCACAACAAACTGTTGTTGGGATTTTGTTGCATTTTATTGTTTACTGAAAACATTATACAGGATTGATTGA
- the LOC111836605 gene encoding lysophosphatidic acid receptor 6-like isoform X3, whose product MMSNISNNCSGPDSEGMKLFLGIAYIPVAVVGLLVNGSAVFVFLCKKAAWNDTHVYTLSLASANCALVLFLPFRIYDAFRPMKLSAFCTFLVSTHYINMYASIFTRTAISIHRCVLLKFPIQRRTRDSQKTIAFAVCILIWVTVVTICATFIEENLPAHMKMCYKRSDEPLSGTFILLLEILGFLLPLFIITLCSMQTIFVLMKNETAKIKMVFVRIITANLIVFVICYSPIHVGLFLRFNAGKFVNCKQYNLISSYYQICEWIATTNCCWDFVAFYCLLKTLYRID is encoded by the coding sequence AAGGCATGAAGCTGTTTTTGGGGATTGCATACATCCCTGTTGCTGTCGTGGGGCTACTGGTGAACGGCTCAGCCGTCTTCGTGTTCCTCTGCAAGAAGGCGGCCTGGAACGACACCCACGTATATACGCTAAGCCTGGCGTCGGCCAACTGCGCCCTGGTGCTGTTCCTGCCCTTCAGGATCTACGACGCGTTCCGGCCGATGAAACTGTCCGCCTTCTGCACCTTCCTGGTCTCCACTCACTACATAAACATGTACGCCAGCATCTTCACGAGGACCGCCATCAGCATCCACCGCTGCGTGCTCCTCAAGTTCCCTATCCAGAGGAGGACCAGGGACTCCCAAAAGACCATCGCCTTCGCCGTCTGCATCCTCATCTGGGTGACAGTCGTCACCATTTGTGCCACATTCATTGAGGAAAACCTTCCTGCGCACATGAAGATGTGCTATAAGAGGAGTGACGAGCCACTATCGGGGACATTCATATTACTACTGGAGATTTTAGGGTTTCTTTTACCACTTTTTATAATAACACTTTGCTCAATGCAGACAATATTCGTGCTGATGAAGAACGAGACGGCCAAAATAAAAATGGTATTCGTTAGAATTATCACTGCGAATTTAATTGTGTTTGTCATTTGCTATTCCCCTATTCATGTTGGATTATTTCTCAGGTTTAATGCTGGTAAATTCGTGAACTGTAAACAATATAATCTGATTAGCAGTTATTACCAGATCTGTGAATGGATCGCCACAACAAACTGTTGTTGGGATTTTGTTGCATTTTATTGTTTACTGAAAACATTATACAGGATTGATTGA
- the LOC111836605 gene encoding lysophosphatidic acid receptor 6-like isoform X2 yields the protein MKHMMSNISNNCSGPDSEGMKLFLGIAYIPVAVVGLLVNGSAVFVFLCKKAAWNDTHVYTLSLASANCALVLFLPFRIYDAFRPMKLSAFCTFLVSTHYINMYASIFTRTAISIHRCVLLKFPIQRRTRDSQKTIAFAVCILIWVTVVTICATFIEENLPAHMKMCYKRSDEPLSGTFILLLEILGFLLPLFIITLCSMQTIFVLMKNETAKIKMVFVRIITANLIVFVICYSPIHVGLFLRFNAGKFVNCKQYNLISSYYQICEWIATTNCCWDFVAFYCLLKTLYRID from the coding sequence AAGGCATGAAGCTGTTTTTGGGGATTGCATACATCCCTGTTGCTGTCGTGGGGCTACTGGTGAACGGCTCAGCCGTCTTCGTGTTCCTCTGCAAGAAGGCGGCCTGGAACGACACCCACGTATATACGCTAAGCCTGGCGTCGGCCAACTGCGCCCTGGTGCTGTTCCTGCCCTTCAGGATCTACGACGCGTTCCGGCCGATGAAACTGTCCGCCTTCTGCACCTTCCTGGTCTCCACTCACTACATAAACATGTACGCCAGCATCTTCACGAGGACCGCCATCAGCATCCACCGCTGCGTGCTCCTCAAGTTCCCTATCCAGAGGAGGACCAGGGACTCCCAAAAGACCATCGCCTTCGCCGTCTGCATCCTCATCTGGGTGACAGTCGTCACCATTTGTGCCACATTCATTGAGGAAAACCTTCCTGCGCACATGAAGATGTGCTATAAGAGGAGTGACGAGCCACTATCGGGGACATTCATATTACTACTGGAGATTTTAGGGTTTCTTTTACCACTTTTTATAATAACACTTTGCTCAATGCAGACAATATTCGTGCTGATGAAGAACGAGACGGCCAAAATAAAAATGGTATTCGTTAGAATTATCACTGCGAATTTAATTGTGTTTGTCATTTGCTATTCCCCTATTCATGTTGGATTATTTCTCAGGTTTAATGCTGGTAAATTCGTGAACTGTAAACAATATAATCTGATTAGCAGTTATTACCAGATCTGTGAATGGATCGCCACAACAAACTGTTGTTGGGATTTTGTTGCATTTTATTGTTTACTGAAAACATTATACAGGATTGATTGA
- the LOC111836575 gene encoding semaphorin-6B-like, whose translation MTTPSPPVTLLLALLWLAAATFPEEPGPLNPVPTDVVRRYPVFLGRAHRSSTRHERLHIQRILKVNRTLYIGARDDLFRVELDNVAGDEMFYSKRRTWESNKNDIRICRMKGKHEDECRNFIKVLLSRPGGLFICGTNAFNPLCANYTKDSLEMVGEVIGGMARCPYDPKHANVALFAEGSLFTATVTDFLAIDAVIYRSLGESAALRTIKHDSKWFREPFFVSAVEWGPHIYFFFREMAMEFNYLEKVMVSRVARVCKGDLGGSQRVLEKQWTSFLKARLNCSVPGDAHFYFNQLHSTSPVLHLHGRDIILGVFSTPTNSIPGSAVCAFDMQKLARVFEGRFKEQKSSESIWTPVPDELVPQPRPGGCAVQGSKFNSSTAFPDEVLNFVKTHPLMDETVPSLGQSPWIVKTMVRYQLNMMEVDTEAGPNRDRTVLFLGSTRGTVLKFLIMPDRDNPTSTTSVFLEELEGYNPDKCGEDTPQARSLLSMVLDRPSASLLLAFPSCVVQVAVARCQLYADCTKTCIASRDPYCGWTRGNTCSFLRPGTRLPFEQDVDHGNTSHLGDCDGLPEKSFVEEVDNLVSINLLVVAAVSAFVTGAVLSGLVVCCIMGHKRRPRARGAGAGAAGRHRGDKTPGGSGSVVSVTRPGGPGDRSRPQAETFFMMPNGWAEPGDLDAGLLPTPEQTPQQQKRLPPGLRLSDSGWDQSQTYLGPAGTPCPLTSSSIYLSSKLLQGGGGRREDLGGANFPMERQCFLSLTRPLEQMGRGGGGTVLRNSAVEYRYPATPQDSPDRRRVVSAPSAQLDFGDALRWAHGGYAFDSGGPAPPNPGHHRPSSHPHHNAARIPGLHQSRGYNNVPDMGHFLGKVARERTPSGQ comes from the exons GGATGACCTGTTCCGCGTGGAGCTGGACAACGTCGCTGGAGACGAGATGTTCTACAGCAAG AGGCGAACATGGGAGTCCAACAAGAACGACATCCGAATCTGCAGGATGAAAGGCAAGCACGAG GATGAGTGTCGGAATTTTATAAAGGTCTTATTGAGCCGGCCAGGTGGTCTGTTCATCTGTGGGACAAACGCCTTCAACCCTCTGTGTGCCAATTACACT AAGGACAGTCTGGAGATGGTCGGAGAGGTCATTGGTGGGATGGCCCGGTGCCCCTACGACCCTAAACACGCCAACGTGGCCCTGTTTGCAG AGGGCAGCCTCTTCACCGCCACAGTGACAGACTTCCTGGCCATCGATGCCGTCATCTACCGCAGCCTGGGGGAGAGTGCGGCCCTGCGGACCATCAAGCACGACTCCAAGTGGTTCCGAG AGCCGTTTTTCGTCAGCGCCGTGGAGTGGGGACCGCATATATACTTCTTTTTCCGAGAAATGGCCATGGAGTTCAACTACCTGGAGAAG GTGATGGTGTCTCGGGTGGCGCGGGTGTGTAAGGGAGACCTGGGCGGGTCTCAGCGGGTCCTGGAGAAGCAGTGGACGTCCTTCCTGAAAGCCCGTCTCAATTGCTCTGTGCCTGGCGACGCCCACTTCTACTTCAACCAGCTGCACTCCACCAGCCCCGTGCTTCACTTGCATGGCAGGGACATCATCCTGGGGGTGTTCTCCACGCCCACAAACAG CATTCCCGGGTCGGCTGTGTGCGCCTTCGACATGCAGAAGCTCGCCCGGGTGTTTGAGGGCCGGTTCAAGGAGCAGAAGTCCTCCGAGTCCATCTGGACCCCAGTCCCAGATGAACTTGTCCCCCAGCCCAG GCCAGGGGGCTGTGCCGTCCAGGGGTCAAAGTTCAACTCCTCCACCGCCTTCCCGGACGAGGTGCTGAATTTTGTGAAGACTCACCCGCTGATGGATGAGACGGTGCCCTCACTCGGTCAGAGCCCTTGGATTGTGAAGACAATGGTCAG GTACCAGCTGAACATGATGGAGGTGGACACGGAGGCGGGGCCAAACAGGGACCGCACCGTCCTCTTCCTGGGCTCCACCAGAGGGACCGTCCTCAAATTCCTCATCATGCCTGACAGGGACAATCCCACAAGCACCACCAGTGTGTTCCTCGAGGAGCTCGAGGGCTACAACCCAGACAA GTGTGGCGAGGACACTCCCCAAGCTCGCTCTCTGCTCTCCATGGTGCTGGACCGGCCCAGTGCCTCTCTGCTCTTGGCCTTCCCGTCCTGTGTGGTGCAGGTAGCAGTGGCTCGCTGCCAGCTCTACGCCGACTGCACAAA GACCTGCATCGCCTCGCGGGACCCGTACTGCGGCTGGACCCGAGGAAACACCTGCTCCTTCCTCAGACCGGGGACCAG GTTGCCATTCGAGCAGGATGTGGACCACGGGAACACGTCCCATCTGGGCGACTGCGATG gcctgccGGAGAAGAGCTTCGTGGAGGAGGTAGACAACCTGGTGTCCATCAACCTACTGGTGGTAGCTGCAGTGTCAGCTTTCGTCACCGGGGCGGTGCTGTCCGGCCTGGTGGTGTGCTGTATCATGGGGCACAAGCGGCGCCCGCGAGCTCGCGGCGCCGGAGCCGGGGCTGCGGGCCGACACCGCGGCGACAAGACCCCAGGCGGAAGCGGATCTGTAGTGAGCGTCACCCGGCCCGGCGGTCCTGGCGACCGGTCCCGCCCACAAGCAGAGACCTTCTTCATGATGCCCAATGGATGGGCGGAGCCTGGAGACCTGGATGCAGGTTTGCTGCCCACACCAGAGCAAACTCCTCAGCAGCAAAAGCGGCTTCCTCCTGGCCTCCGTCTCTCCGACTCCGGTTGGGACCAGAGTCAGACGTACCTTGGGCCGGCTGGGACACCATGCCCACTGACCTCCTCCTCCATTTATCTGAGTTCCAAGCTTCTGCAGGGCGGTGGGGGTCGACGGGAGGATCTGGGCGGAGCCAACTTCCCCATGGAGCGCCAGTGCTTCCTCTCCCTGACCCGCCCCTTGGAGCAGATGGGCCGCGGCGGCGGCGGCACGGTGCTGCGTAACTCGGCGGTGGAGTACCGCTACCCGGCGACGCCGCAGGACTCGCCCGACCGCCGCAGGGTGGTCTCAGCGCCGAGCGCCCAGCTGGACTTCGGAGACGCCCTGCGCTGGGCCCATGGGGGGTACGCATTTGACAGCGGCGGCCCTGCCCCCCCAAACCCAGGCCACCACCGCCCCAGTTCCCACCCCCACCACAATGCGGCCCGCATTCCAGGGCTGCACCAATCACGGGGGTACAACAACGTGCCGGACATGGGCCACTTCCTGGGTAAAGTCGCGCGCGAGCGGACTCCTTCCGGCCAATGA